The Fusobacterium russii ATCC 25533 sequence ACCTAAGATAGTTCCAATCCAATAAAGAGGACCTATATTAAAATATTTACTGGCAAAGATATTAATAAACCCTATAATTATAAGAGAAATTAGTCCTATTGTAAAAAATCTTCTATAAGAACTTAAATCTTCTTCAGTAGTATAACCAAAAATAGTCATAACAACAAAAATTACAAAAGTAATTGTAAAAGCATAAAGTATGGCAAGGGGCTCATACAGTAAACCTACTCCTGAAAGAGTTAATCCAGTAAGCCCAGAATATGCAAAGAATAAAATTTTAGCAACAAAAGAAGAGATTTTATTCAAAGCGAAACTAAGTGAAAGAACCATCGCAATTTCAGCAATAACTAAAAAAGAAAAGTATTTAGATACAAAAAGTATCATTGAATAATTATCATAAGTATAAAAAGCAACTGCAAATGAAACTAATATCCCTAAAGCCATATACAAGAAAACTTTTTTTAAAAAACTGTTTGAACTTTTTAAGTCAATATCAACTCTATTATACATAAAGTTACCTCCTAAAATTAAATTTTTTCATATTATACCACTAAATTAAAAAATAATATAGTTGTTAGAGAAAAAATGTCACTGTAAATGGACTTCATTTTATTATATCTTAATGTTTATAAAAAAATTCTAAAATACCCGTCATATATTACAGGTTTAAAAAAAAGTTTTTTAAACTTGTAAAAAAAAGCTAAACTATGTATAATAAAAAAATACTTAAAAATAATTGGAGGG is a genomic window containing:
- a CDS encoding Bax inhibitor-1/YccA family protein, whose translation is MYNRVDIDLKSSNSFLKKVFLYMALGILVSFAVAFYTYDNYSMILFVSKYFSFLVIAEIAMVLSLSFALNKISSFVAKILFFAYSGLTGLTLSGVGLLYEPLAILYAFTITFVIFVVMTIFGYTTEEDLSSYRRFFTIGLISLIIIGFINIFASKYFNIGPLYWIGTILGVVIFTGLIAYDVNRIKHIAYEIAEENEEVLDKLSIIGALNLYLDFVNLFLYILRFFGRKK